A region of Micromonospora chokoriensis DNA encodes the following proteins:
- a CDS encoding siderophore-interacting protein yields MTERPRNVTTARVLRTERPTPHLIRLVLGGDELTGLPVGEFTDHYIKVVFPQPGVAYPQPLDLAAIRRDLPREQWPRQRAYTVRRWDPLAQELTVDVVYHGDEGLAGPWAAGLRPGDPVHFVGPGGAYAPSPDADWHLLVGDESALPAIAAALERLPLGAPAHVFVEIADPDEEQKLLSPGAVELTWLHRGERPVGEALVEAVRALEFPAGQVHAFVHGEAAFVRHLRRLLRGERGVPLDRLSISGYWRSGMDDEGWRSTKADWNRQVAAEEETPVEGVGAA; encoded by the coding sequence ATGACGGAACGCCCCAGGAACGTCACCACGGCCCGGGTGCTGCGCACCGAGCGGCCCACCCCGCACCTGATCCGGCTCGTCCTCGGTGGGGACGAGCTGACCGGTCTGCCGGTGGGCGAGTTCACCGACCACTACATCAAGGTGGTGTTCCCGCAGCCGGGTGTCGCGTACCCGCAGCCGTTGGACCTCGCCGCGATCCGTCGGGACCTACCCCGGGAGCAGTGGCCCCGGCAGCGCGCGTACACGGTGCGGCGCTGGGATCCGCTGGCGCAGGAGTTGACCGTGGACGTGGTGTACCACGGCGACGAAGGGCTGGCCGGTCCGTGGGCTGCCGGGCTACGCCCGGGTGATCCCGTGCACTTCGTCGGCCCCGGTGGGGCGTACGCGCCGAGCCCGGACGCGGACTGGCACCTGCTGGTCGGCGACGAGAGCGCCCTGCCGGCGATCGCCGCCGCGCTGGAGCGGCTGCCCCTGGGCGCCCCGGCCCACGTCTTCGTGGAGATCGCCGACCCGGATGAGGAGCAGAAGCTGCTCAGTCCGGGGGCGGTCGAGCTGACCTGGTTGCACCGGGGCGAGCGCCCGGTGGGCGAGGCGCTGGTCGAGGCGGTGCGGGCGTTGGAGTTCCCGGCCGGGCAGGTGCACGCCTTCGTGCACGGTGAGGCGGCCTTCGTCCGGCACCTGCGCAGGCTGCTGCGCGGCGAGCGGGGTGTGCCGCTTGACCGGCTCTCCATCTCCGGTTACTGGCGCAGTGGCATGGACGACGAGGGTTGGCGATCCACCAAGGCCGACTGGAACCGGCAGGTGGCGGCCGAGGAGGAGACCCCCGTCGAGGGGGTCGGGGCGGCCTGA
- a CDS encoding low temperature requirement protein A, translating to MRRVRTAAPHLPGWVAAWMGLGGQTPQADEAGHRHATWLELFLDLIFVYALAAVVRRLGDDPTPSPTAVLAVLGLFVVVQWAWMGQVYYDTRFDPDDALHRLLVLVALVGAGAMTLGVDEVPESVLLPIGYLIVRGVLLLLYLRARPTSPAARTVTTVYLIGFGAGWLIWLASLAAPTELRPVLWVVAMVIELATPWLGVRWLNNWPVDNRHLPERIGQFTIIVLGSALANLLFAVPDHPPPPMIVTAAIAFLIPAAVWWVYTTFVTTRLLQTRLRGGQAYSYLHIPLGGALLLLGWALGQVVRLVDDNVAHLPLELRLLLGASIVVWTACGLALYWLWTRPSAARLAIAAYGVVSVSVITTTVRQPRLMLALVAAAVVGYAVLLSRRLARAGAANRTPEG from the coding sequence ATGCGCAGGGTACGCACCGCAGCCCCCCACCTGCCGGGATGGGTGGCCGCGTGGATGGGGTTGGGCGGACAGACCCCGCAGGCGGACGAGGCCGGTCACCGGCACGCCACCTGGTTGGAACTCTTCCTCGACCTCATCTTCGTGTACGCGTTGGCGGCCGTCGTGCGCCGGCTGGGAGACGACCCGACACCGTCACCGACGGCGGTGCTGGCCGTGCTCGGGCTCTTCGTGGTGGTCCAGTGGGCCTGGATGGGGCAGGTCTACTACGACACCCGGTTCGATCCGGACGACGCGCTGCACCGGCTGCTGGTGCTCGTCGCCCTGGTCGGGGCGGGCGCGATGACGCTCGGCGTCGACGAGGTGCCGGAGAGCGTGCTCCTGCCGATCGGGTACCTGATCGTGCGGGGGGTGCTGCTCCTGCTGTACCTGCGCGCCCGCCCGACCAGTCCGGCGGCCCGCACGGTGACGACCGTCTACCTGATCGGCTTCGGGGCGGGCTGGCTGATCTGGTTGGCGTCGCTGGCAGCCCCCACCGAGCTGCGCCCGGTCCTGTGGGTCGTCGCGATGGTCATCGAACTGGCCACACCCTGGCTCGGTGTGCGGTGGCTCAACAACTGGCCGGTGGACAACAGGCACCTGCCGGAACGGATCGGGCAGTTCACCATCATCGTGCTGGGTAGCGCGCTGGCCAACCTGCTCTTCGCCGTGCCGGACCACCCCCCGCCGCCCATGATCGTCACCGCCGCGATCGCGTTCCTGATCCCGGCAGCCGTGTGGTGGGTCTACACCACGTTCGTCACCACCCGCCTGCTCCAGACTCGGCTCCGCGGGGGGCAGGCGTACAGCTACCTGCACATCCCGCTCGGCGGCGCGCTGCTGCTGCTCGGTTGGGCGCTGGGGCAGGTGGTTCGGCTGGTGGACGACAACGTGGCCCACCTGCCGCTGGAGTTACGGCTGCTGCTGGGCGCGTCGATAGTGGTGTGGACGGCATGCGGCCTGGCCCTGTACTGGCTGTGGACCCGGCCGAGCGCCGCCCGGTTGGCGATCGCCGCCTACGGGGTGGTGTCGGTCAGCGTGATCACCACGACGGTGCGCCAGCCGAGGCTGATGCTGGCGCTGGTCGCGGCCGCGGTCGTCGGGTACGCGGTGCTGCTCAGCCGTCGACTCGCCAGGGCCGGTGCGGCCAACCGCACGCCCGAGGGATGA